One Burkholderia sp. WP9 genomic window, TGGATCACAAGAGCGGCAACATGTTCGACCAGTTCCGCCGCGAGGTGCAGAAGATTCCCGAAGTGCTGGAGTGCCACCTCGTGTCGGGCGACTTCGACTATCTGATCAAGGCGCGCATCGGCGAAATGGCCGATTACCGGAAGCTGCTCGGCGACATCCTGCTGCAATTGCCCGGCGCGGTGCAGTCGAAAAGCTACGTGGTGATGGAAGAGATCAAGGAAACGCTGACGATCGCAGTCGGGGATTAGACAGCACGGCAAGCGCAAGACGGGGCTCGACAAACGGCGTAAATACTGTATATTTGTACAGGTATTTTACGCCGTTTGTGCTTTGCGTTTTCTAGCCGTGACCGACTCCGACTCCGAACCCGTCAACGAATTTCCGATCGCGCCGCCCGCGCCTCGCAAGGGCCGCGGCGCGGTGACGAACCTGCAAGGCCGCTACGAAGTCGACCAGCGCGAAGCAGTGGACGACGGCTGGCTGTCAGCGGCGGAAGGCGACGACGAGCCGAAGGTCTTACGCACGCAAGTCTTCGAAGAGCGGGCCAAGACCATTCTTACGCGCAACGCATCGCCGGACATTCCGTTCGGCGTGTCGCTGAACCCGTATCGGGGCTGTGAGCACGGCTGTATTTATTGCTTTGCGCGGCCCACGCACAGCTATTTGGGACTGTCTCCCGGGCTCGACTTCGAAAGCCGGATCTACGCTAAGGTCAACGCACCGGAGTTGCTCGAGCGGGAGTTGTCGAAGAAGTCCTATGTGCCGGAACCGATTGCGCTGGGCGTCAATACGGACGCCTGGCAGCCCGCCGAACGCGACTTGCGGCTCACGCGCCGGGTGATCGAAGTGCTCAGCGAGCGGCATCATCCGTTCGCGGCGATCACCAAGTCGTCGCTGATCGAACGCGATCTCGATCTGCTAGCGCCTATGGCGGCGCGCGGGCAATTCATGGCGGCCATCACCATCACCACGCTCGACGCCGAGATCGCTCGCACGCTCGAACCGCGAGCGGCCACGCCGTCACGACGGCTGCGCACCATTCGCACGCTGAGTGAGGCGGGCATTCCGGTCGGCGTCAGCATCGCACCGGTGATTCCGTTCGTCACCGAACCGGACATGGAGCGTGTGCTGGAGGCCTGTGCGGAGGCCGGCGCAAGCAACGCGAGCTACATCGTGCTGCGTCTGCCGTGGGAAGTCGCGCCGCTATTCAAGGACTGGCTCGCGGCGCATTTTCCCGATCGCGCCGAGCGGGTCATGGGCCGCGTGCGGGACATGCGGGGTGGGAAAGACTACGACTCGTGCTTCTCCACGCGAATGAAGGGAGAAGGCTTGTGGGCGGACCTGCTCAAGCAGCGATTCCAGAAAGCGGTGCGCCGCCTCGGCTTGAACCAGCGTGATCGCGGCATTCTGGATATGTCGCACTTTCGCCGGGCGGAAGCGCCGCGTGCCCATGAATCGGCGCGCGACGATCCTCAACTGGATCTTTTTTAACGCTGCATGAGGCGGATCACTGCGAGAGTGCTTTGGCCGCCTGCACCTGACCTTCAAAGTAGGTCTGGAACGAGATGGCGAGCCCTGTCATCAACAGGAAGGCGCCGATCAACAGTGAAAAAATGACGACGAAGATGACTGTCCAGCCAGAGCGGCTCTTGCGTTGGCTCTGGGCGTTGAATTGCGCGTCCCACTTTTCGTCCGGACGCAGCCCGTAGACGATCGCAGCGAGAAACGCGGCGAGCAGCGA contains:
- a CDS encoding Lrp/AsnC ligand binding domain-containing protein, whose translation is MRTQRQPVRALDKLDHKILRLLQQDGRMAMKDLAEQVGLSVTPCIERVKRMERDGVITGYHARVNPAELGAALLVFVEITLDHKSGNMFDQFRREVQKIPEVLECHLVSGDFDYLIKARIGEMADYRKLLGDILLQLPGAVQSKSYVVMEEIKETLTIAVGD
- a CDS encoding NINE protein, with the translated sequence MSTLASTSPRFRSKTITAALAFFFGCLGAHRFYLYGTRDIYGWAHVIGTLIGIPGAMLVVASERASMLGWVLAFPGAVSLLAAFLAAIVYGLRPDEKWDAQFNAQSQRKSRSGWTVIFVVIFSLLIGAFLLMTGLAISFQTYFEGQVQAAKALSQ
- a CDS encoding PA0069 family radical SAM protein produces the protein MTDSDSEPVNEFPIAPPAPRKGRGAVTNLQGRYEVDQREAVDDGWLSAAEGDDEPKVLRTQVFEERAKTILTRNASPDIPFGVSLNPYRGCEHGCIYCFARPTHSYLGLSPGLDFESRIYAKVNAPELLERELSKKSYVPEPIALGVNTDAWQPAERDLRLTRRVIEVLSERHHPFAAITKSSLIERDLDLLAPMAARGQFMAAITITTLDAEIARTLEPRAATPSRRLRTIRTLSEAGIPVGVSIAPVIPFVTEPDMERVLEACAEAGASNASYIVLRLPWEVAPLFKDWLAAHFPDRAERVMGRVRDMRGGKDYDSCFSTRMKGEGLWADLLKQRFQKAVRRLGLNQRDRGILDMSHFRRAEAPRAHESARDDPQLDLF